One Setaria viridis chromosome 7, Setaria_viridis_v4.0, whole genome shotgun sequence genomic region harbors:
- the LOC117863371 gene encoding probable serine/threonine-protein kinase At1g01540 yields the protein MSDSDQGTLVFGLHLWELVGIGVGAAFVLLLVLLSLVCLLASRRRRRRRAVPATPVLHLPVVVPNAQPKHPAKPPKDIQEVPSRGAAAPAAPAKAPLAQVLQAPPPDSIQIETGKEHRITFPEQPPPPHHQRSGGPSSRGASGESRGGGGEPGVPEVSHLGWGHWYTLKELEDATCMFADEKVIGEGGYGIVYHGVLEGGVQVAVKNLLNNRGQAEREFKVEVEAIGRVRHKNLVRLLGYCAEGNQRMLVYEYVNNGNLEQWLHGDVGPVSPLTWDIRMKIILGTAKGLMYLHEGLEPKVVHRDVKSSNILLDKRWNAKLSDFGLAKLLGSERSYVTTRVMGTFGYVAPEYAGTGMLNETSDVYSFGILIMEIISGRVPVDYNRPPGEVNLVEWLKTMVSNRNSEGVLDPKMTEKPTSRALKKALLVALRCVDPEARKRPKIGHVIHMLEVDDFPYRDERRGGKAPTQARSVETPASDPGDSSGNNTPKDTPKGGEPFKWRTQET from the exons ATGTCGGACTCCGACCAGGGCACGCTGGTGTTCGGGCTCCACCTCTGGGAGCTCGTCGGCATCGGTGTCGGCGCCGCCttcgtgctcctcctcgtcctcctctccCTGGTGTgcctcctcgcctcccgccgccgccgacgccggcgcgccgTCCCGGCCACCCCCGTCCTCCACCTCCCCGTCGTCGTGCCCAATGCCCAGCCCAAGCACCCCGCCAAGCCACCCAAGGACATCCAGGAGGTGCCctcccgcggcgccgcggcccccgccgccccggccaagGCGCCGCTCGCGCAGGTGctccaggcgccgccgccggactccATCCAGATCGAGACCGGGAAGGAGCACCGCATCACGTTcccggagcagccgccgccgccgcaccaccagcGGAGCGGGGGGCCGTCGTCGCGGGGCGCCAGCGGCGAgagccgcggcgggggcggggagcCGGGGGTCCCGGAGGTGTCCCACCTGGGGTGGGGCCACTGGTACACGCTCAAGGAGCTGGAGGACGCCACGTGCATGTTCGCCGACGAGAAGGTGATCGGCGAGGGCGGCTACGGCATCGTCTACCACGGCGTGCTCGAGGGCGGCGTGCAGGTCGCCGTCAAGAACCTGCTCAACAACAG GGGGCAGGCAGAGAGGGAATTCAAGGTTGAGGTGGAAGCGATTGGGCGAGTGCGGCACAAGAACCTGGTGCGGCTCTTAGGATACTGTGCTGAAGGGAACCAAAG GATGCTTGTGTATGAGTATGTAAATAACGGAAACTTGGAGCAATGGCTCCATGGTGATGTTGGTCCTGTGAGCCCTCTGACATGGGATATCAGAATGAAGATTATTCTGGGAACAGCAAAAGG CTTAATGTATTTGCACGAGGGACTTGAACCAAAGGTGGTTCACCGTGATGTCAAGTCAAGCAATATTCTCCTTGACAAGCGTTGGAATGCTAAACTTTCTGATTTTGGGCTAGCAAAGCTTTTGGGTTCAGAGAGGAGTTACGTGACAACCAGGGTCATGGGGACATTTGG GTATGTTGCTCCAGAATATGCAGGCACTGGCATGTTGAATGAAACTAGTGATGTCTATAGTTTTGGAATCCTTATCATGGAAATAATATCTGGCCGGGTTCCTGTTGATTACAACAGGCCACCAGGGGAG GTTAATCTTGTTGAATGGCTGAAGACAATGGTCAGCAACCGAAATTCCGAAGGGGTTTTGGACCCGAAGATGACTGAGAAGCCTACTTCTAGGGCATTGAAGAAGGCTTTGTTAGTGGCTTTGCGGTGCGTAGATCCTGAAGCTCGCAAGAGGCCAAAGATTGGGCATGTCATTCACATGCTTGAAGTTGATGATTTCCCCTACAGAGAT GAACGTCGCGGTGGCAAGGCTCCAACTCAAGCGAGATCAGTGGAAACACCTGCAAGTGATCCGGGCGATAGCAGTGGGAACAACACGCCAAAAGACACACCGAAAGGAGGAGAGCCTTTCAAATGGAGAACTCAGGAGACCTAG
- the LOC117863372 gene encoding small ribosomal subunit protein eS10z produces MIIPKKNRNEICKYLFKEGVLYAKKDYNLAKHPQIDVPNLQVIKLMQSFKSKEYVRETFSWQYYYWYLTNDGIEHLRNYLNLPSEIVPATLKKSARPPGRPFGSGPPGDRPRGPPRFEDRPRFGERDGYRGGPRGAPGDFGGEKGGAPAEFQPSFRGSGGRPGFGRGGGSGFGAGPTSSSME; encoded by the exons ATG ATCATCCCCAAGAAGAACCGCAATGAGATCTGCAAGTACCTCTTCAAGG AGGGCGTGCTGTACGCCAAGAAGGACTACAACCTGGCGAAGCACCCGCAGATCGATGTGCCCAACCTGCAGGTGATCAAGCTCATGCAGAGCTTCAAGTCCAAGGAGTACGTCAGGGAGACCTTCTCGTGGCAGTACTACTACTGGTACCTCACCAACGATGGCATTGAGCACCTGCGCAACTACCTCAACCTGCCATCTGAGATCGTGCCTGCCACGCTGAAGAAGTCTGCCAGGCCGCCTGGCCGTCCGTTTGGCTCTGGCCCTCCTGGTGACCGCCCAAG GGGCCCACCTCGCTTTGAAGACAGGCCAAGGTTTGGTGAGAGGGATGGGTACCGTGGTGGTCCTCGTGGTGCTCCTGGTGACTTCGGTGGTGAGAAGGGCGGAGCTCCTGCAGAGTTCCAGCCATCTTTTAGG GGTTCTGGTGGCAGACCTGGCtttggccgtggcggcggcagcggctttGGTGCTGGCCCAACCTCTTCATCCATGGAGTGA